Proteins co-encoded in one Oreochromis aureus strain Israel breed Guangdong linkage group 3, ZZ_aureus, whole genome shotgun sequence genomic window:
- the LOC120438470 gene encoding uncharacterized protein LOC120438470 isoform X1 produces MVAKYPNSLQDVIEGDIVGAGYFSLVKQLQNRIENVRRTSTPKIRKRKHQTDSDHTDEIPLEERAAMQDTYGCIKWNVEFLPLEETPESQQQKMEKLKVMFQQADANPDEIKSLMKSTYYTQCQHVNQGKSIKCLREEWPFWFDELGMSVHFKELTGIDLEETFTRNLDLKGKRLLDYMTTVAVSQSKAFLQTYARLQRMRGPQSGCSDDVKEMVLPLLSYFEEKEESMLFCVEDTCLADEVQLEQVPLTPTIIVCGQSCYSSRRYMLSIDRNLVSTNISSFISALCLMFGSYYNFNIHYPSELASTLEFLQRKRNQSREQKLKASSQCEPSCPHPDSGSRRPRVALSLNLDSLWTVSFTLLILFHNVY; encoded by the exons ATGGTGGCAAAATATCCCAATTCTCTGCAAGATGTAATAGAGGGTGATATTGTTGGCGCAGGCTACTTTTCCCTTGTCAAACAGTTGCAGAACAGAATTGAAAATGTAAGGCGCACTTCAACAcccaaaataagaaaaagaaaacatcagaCTGACTCAGACCACACAGACGAGATCCCTTTGGAAGAAAGAGCAGCAATGCAGGATACATACGGGTGCATTAAATGGAATGTAGAATTTCTGCCTCTTGAAGAAACTCCAGAGAGCCAACAGCAAAAGATGGAAAAACTCAAGGTGATGTTCCAGCAAGCTGACGCCAATCCAGATGAGATAAAAAGTCTAATGAAGTCCACTTATTACACACAATGTCAACATGTCAATCAGGGGAAAAGTATCAAATGCCTTAGAGAGGAGTGGCCGTTTTGGTTTGATGAACTTGGCATGTCTGTCCATTTCAAGGAACTTACTGGGATTGACCTCGAAGAGACATTCACACGAAATTTGGATTTGAAGGGGAAAAGGCTTCTGGACTACATGACCACAGTTGCTGTCAGCCAAAGCAAGGCGTTCCTTCAGACTTATGCAAGGCTTCAGAGGATGCGGGGACCGCAGAGTGGCTGCTCAGATGATGTGAAAGAGATGGTCCTGCCTctgctcagctactttgaaGAGAAGGAGGAGTCCATGCTTTTCTGTGTTGAAGATACATGTCTGGCAGATGAGGTACAACTGGAGCAAGTGCCTCTGACACCCACTATTATTGTGTGTG GACAGTCCTGCTATTCCTCAAGAAGATACATGCTGAGTATTGATCGGAACCTCGTCAGCACAAACATatcctccttcatttctgcactGTGCCTCATGTTCGGGAGCTACTACAATTTTAACATCCATTATCCATCTGAGCTGGCTTCCACTCTAGAGTTTCTTCAGAG AAAAAGGAACCAAAGTAGAGAACAAAAACTCAAAGCGTCGTCTCAGTGTGAACCCTCGTGTCCTCACCCTGATTCAGGATCTCGCCGACCACGAGTGGCGCTAAGCCTAAATCTTGACTCTCTGTGGACTGTTAGTTTTACTTTGTTAATTTTGTTCCACAATGTGTACTGA
- the LOC120438470 gene encoding uncharacterized protein LOC120438470 isoform X2: MVAKYPNSLQDVIEGDIVGAGYFSLVKQLQNRIENVRRTSTPKIRKRKHQTDSDHTDEIPLEERAAMQDTYGCIKWNVEFLPLEETPESQQQKMEKLKVMFQQADANPDEIKSLMKSTYYTQCQHVNQGKSIKCLREEWPFWFDELGMSVHFKELTGIDLEETFTRNLDLKGKRLLDYMTTVAVSQSKAFLQTYARLQRMRGPQSGCSDDVKEMVLPLLSYFEEKEESMLFCVEDTCLADEVQLEQVPLTPTIIVCGQSCYSSRRYMLSIDRNLVSTNISSFISALCLMFGSYYNFNIHYPSELASTLEFLQRCFFSINPEKGTKVENKNSKRRLSVNPRVLTLIQDLADHEWR, from the exons ATGGTGGCAAAATATCCCAATTCTCTGCAAGATGTAATAGAGGGTGATATTGTTGGCGCAGGCTACTTTTCCCTTGTCAAACAGTTGCAGAACAGAATTGAAAATGTAAGGCGCACTTCAACAcccaaaataagaaaaagaaaacatcagaCTGACTCAGACCACACAGACGAGATCCCTTTGGAAGAAAGAGCAGCAATGCAGGATACATACGGGTGCATTAAATGGAATGTAGAATTTCTGCCTCTTGAAGAAACTCCAGAGAGCCAACAGCAAAAGATGGAAAAACTCAAGGTGATGTTCCAGCAAGCTGACGCCAATCCAGATGAGATAAAAAGTCTAATGAAGTCCACTTATTACACACAATGTCAACATGTCAATCAGGGGAAAAGTATCAAATGCCTTAGAGAGGAGTGGCCGTTTTGGTTTGATGAACTTGGCATGTCTGTCCATTTCAAGGAACTTACTGGGATTGACCTCGAAGAGACATTCACACGAAATTTGGATTTGAAGGGGAAAAGGCTTCTGGACTACATGACCACAGTTGCTGTCAGCCAAAGCAAGGCGTTCCTTCAGACTTATGCAAGGCTTCAGAGGATGCGGGGACCGCAGAGTGGCTGCTCAGATGATGTGAAAGAGATGGTCCTGCCTctgctcagctactttgaaGAGAAGGAGGAGTCCATGCTTTTCTGTGTTGAAGATACATGTCTGGCAGATGAGGTACAACTGGAGCAAGTGCCTCTGACACCCACTATTATTGTGTGTG GACAGTCCTGCTATTCCTCAAGAAGATACATGCTGAGTATTGATCGGAACCTCGTCAGCACAAACATatcctccttcatttctgcactGTGCCTCATGTTCGGGAGCTACTACAATTTTAACATCCATTATCCATCTGAGCTGGCTTCCACTCTAGAGTTTCTTCAGAG GTGTTTCTTCTCCATAAACCCAGAAAAAGGAACCAAAGTAGAGAACAAAAACTCAAAGCGTCGTCTCAGTGTGAACCCTCGTGTCCTCACCCTGATTCAGGATCTCGCCGACCACGAGTGGCGCTAA